From a region of the Rouxiella sp. S1S-2 genome:
- a CDS encoding integrase arm-type DNA-binding domain-containing protein, which translates to MSLNDTKIRSLKPSEKPFKVSDSHGLYLLVNPGGSRLWYLKYRINGKESRLGLGAYPDVSLAYARQQRDGIRKLLAQNINPAQQRIADKAARSPEKTFKHVAMSWHKNNRTWSENHSARLLASMNNHIFPKIGHLPVTELKARHFIDLLKGIETKGLLEVASRTRQHLCNIMRHAVHKGIIENNPASNLEGIIAAPVKRHYPALSLERLPELLSRIDGYHQGRELTRLAVSLTMYVFIRSSELRFAHWTEINFRNKIWTLPATREPIPGVRYSCRGAKMRTPHIVPLSQQAIDILKQIREISGDQDLVFPSVRNPSRPMSENTVNKALRLMKYNTKEDICGHGFRAMACSALIESGLWSQDAIERQMSHQERNSVRAAYIHKAEHLEARKAMMQWWSDYLDMCRKAYVPPYSCGKEISCTMG; encoded by the coding sequence ATGTCTCTGAACGACACTAAAATCCGCAGTCTCAAGCCTTCTGAAAAACCTTTCAAAGTTTCCGATTCTCATGGCCTGTACCTTTTGGTCAATCCAGGCGGTTCACGTCTCTGGTATCTCAAATATCGTATAAATGGTAAAGAATCCCGCCTCGGCTTAGGGGCCTATCCCGATGTTTCTCTGGCTTATGCCCGACAACAGCGTGACGGCATCCGTAAACTCCTCGCGCAAAATATCAATCCGGCCCAGCAACGTATCGCAGACAAAGCAGCTCGCTCACCAGAAAAAACCTTTAAACACGTTGCAATGAGTTGGCATAAAAACAATCGAACCTGGTCAGAGAACCACTCTGCCCGTCTGCTTGCCAGCATGAATAATCATATCTTTCCGAAAATCGGACACCTGCCTGTCACAGAACTCAAAGCGCGCCATTTTATCGACCTGCTGAAGGGTATCGAGACAAAAGGTTTGCTGGAAGTCGCGTCCCGAACTCGTCAGCACCTGTGCAATATCATGCGACATGCAGTGCATAAGGGGATAATTGAGAACAACCCGGCGTCTAATCTCGAAGGTATCATTGCAGCACCGGTTAAACGACACTACCCGGCCCTTTCCCTTGAACGATTACCCGAACTGTTGAGTCGCATTGATGGCTATCATCAAGGGCGGGAGTTAACCCGGCTGGCTGTTTCTCTCACCATGTATGTCTTTATTCGCTCCAGCGAACTGCGGTTTGCCCACTGGACGGAGATAAATTTCAGAAACAAAATCTGGACTCTCCCCGCCACACGAGAACCGATCCCCGGTGTCCGCTATTCCTGCAGGGGGGCGAAAATGCGCACGCCGCATATTGTACCGCTGTCACAACAAGCCATCGACATACTGAAGCAGATAAGAGAAATCTCCGGTGACCAAGATCTGGTGTTCCCCAGCGTTCGTAATCCATCTAGACCAATGAGTGAAAATACGGTTAATAAGGCACTGCGGCTGATGAAATATAATACTAAAGAGGATATTTGCGGCCACGGATTCCGAGCAATGGCCTGTAGTGCCCTGATAGAATCAGGCCTCTGGTCACAGGATGCGATTGAGCGTCAGATGAGCCATCAGGAGCGCAATAGCGTACGGGCAGCATATATCCATAAGGCGGAGCATCTGGAAGCCCGCAAGGCAATGATGCAGTGGTGGTCAGATTATCTAGATATGTGCCGGAAAGCGTATGTGCCACCTTATAGTTGTGGTAAGGAAATCAGTTGCACAATGGGATAA
- a CDS encoding response regulator transcription factor codes for MKTDNTDNTDTSSLNDIKNRLRELSIQVDKLSKLYEAVNNPDLVTATPFPKAMKITPKEREVIYLSSIGKTYKEIADTLGVRTTTIKFHMRNIVIKLGVCNSRQAIRHAVEMKLVEH; via the coding sequence ATGAAAACAGATAACACAGATAACACAGATACTTCATCATTGAATGATATAAAAAATAGACTGCGAGAGTTATCGATTCAGGTTGATAAACTTTCAAAGTTGTATGAAGCGGTAAATAATCCAGACTTAGTGACTGCAACCCCCTTTCCCAAAGCCATGAAAATAACACCTAAAGAGCGGGAGGTTATCTACTTATCAAGTATCGGTAAAACGTATAAAGAAATTGCAGACACTTTGGGCGTTAGAACAACGACGATAAAATTTCACATGCGTAACATTGTGATCAAACTGGGCGTCTGCAATTCCAGGCAGGCAATAAGACACGCCGTTGAAATGAAGCTCGTTGAACATTAA
- a CDS encoding DUF3892 domain-containing protein, with protein MADFYISGIRRDNAGQHIQYVKIIKAGNGGKDASINSRQFVAELINAGKTSFQTITYVNDKWVYGAMVHVIGGIYLTTDPNDTKRDNLGNLPTF; from the coding sequence ATGGCAGACTTTTACATCTCGGGTATACGCAGAGACAATGCAGGGCAACACATTCAGTACGTTAAAATCATCAAAGCCGGTAATGGGGGGAAGGACGCATCAATTAACTCGCGTCAGTTTGTCGCTGAGTTGATAAATGCCGGTAAGACAAGCTTTCAAACAATTACCTACGTGAATGACAAGTGGGTTTATGGGGCAATGGTTCATGTTATTGGTGGGATTTACCTCACCACCGATCCTAATGATACCAAACGCGATAACCTGGGTAATTTGCCCACTTTTTAA
- a CDS encoding MFS transporter, giving the protein MSTSPSLNTARTGPKITSSWLTLLLASACGLIAANIYYAQPLAGPISDALGMSPSTTGLIVTLTQIGYGLGLLLIVPLGDLIENRKLTLLLLAVAALSLAGAGLSAHPLPFLLSALGIGVGTVAVQVLVPYAAHMAPEASRGRVVGNVMSGLMLGIMLARPVSSFLTQLYSWHMVFFASASVMVVLAAVLSLKLPPRIPSGKLNYSELLISMVHLARRTPELRRRALYHAALFAAFSLFWTTTPLLLAGPLFNLSQGGIALFALAGVAGAVAAPIAGRVADRGLSQPATALAMLAVAAAFIFTHIATPGSSCSLGLLVLAAIVLDFGVSANMTLGQRKIFELGAEVRARLNGLYMTTFFIGGAVGSALGGWAYANGGWMLASWIGFALPVLALAYFLTERITVKSTT; this is encoded by the coding sequence ATGAGTACTTCGCCTTCATTAAACACGGCAAGAACCGGCCCCAAAATTACTTCGTCCTGGCTTACCCTGCTACTCGCAAGCGCCTGTGGATTGATTGCTGCCAATATATATTATGCACAGCCATTGGCAGGGCCAATCAGTGACGCACTCGGAATGTCGCCCTCAACCACAGGACTGATCGTGACTTTGACACAGATTGGCTATGGACTGGGTTTGCTGCTCATCGTGCCATTGGGGGACTTGATTGAAAATCGTAAATTAACGCTGCTCCTCTTGGCGGTTGCTGCATTGTCACTCGCCGGGGCGGGATTGTCGGCCCATCCCTTGCCCTTTCTGCTGTCGGCGTTGGGCATCGGTGTTGGAACGGTTGCCGTTCAGGTTCTTGTTCCTTACGCTGCACATATGGCTCCAGAGGCAAGCCGCGGACGGGTCGTAGGCAACGTGATGAGTGGCTTGATGCTGGGTATCATGCTGGCTCGTCCGGTATCAAGTTTCCTCACTCAGCTTTACTCCTGGCATATGGTTTTTTTCGCCTCCGCCTCCGTCATGGTCGTGTTGGCGGCCGTACTTTCATTAAAACTACCGCCGCGCATCCCTTCTGGGAAGTTAAACTACAGTGAACTGTTGATATCCATGGTTCATTTAGCACGCCGTACGCCAGAATTGCGCCGACGCGCACTTTACCACGCTGCACTTTTCGCCGCTTTCAGCCTTTTCTGGACGACTACGCCGCTGTTGTTGGCAGGACCCCTTTTTAATTTGTCGCAGGGTGGGATCGCCTTATTTGCACTCGCGGGTGTTGCTGGTGCCGTTGCTGCCCCCATTGCAGGACGCGTTGCAGACCGGGGATTGAGCCAACCGGCTACTGCACTGGCCATGCTGGCCGTGGCGGCGGCCTTTATTTTTACCCACATAGCAACACCGGGGTCATCCTGTTCGCTTGGACTATTGGTACTGGCGGCCATTGTGCTCGACTTTGGTGTATCAGCCAATATGACGCTTGGGCAGAGAAAAATCTTCGAACTGGGCGCGGAAGTTCGCGCCCGGCTCAATGGTCTCTACATGACCACCTTTTTCATCGGTGGTGCGGTAGGCTCGGCATTAGGGGGCTGGGCTTATGCGAATGGGGGATGGATGTTGGCATCGTGGATAGGGTTTGCGCTGCCGGTTCTTGCTTTGGCGTATTTTTTAACGGAACGCATAACTGTCAAGTCAACGACGTAA
- the xylB gene encoding xylulokinase — translation MKQDLVAGIDSSTQSCTVMLRSLENGKVIAQARKLHPPTTPPCSEQDPQAWWDALVSALTELKQWWPRIAGLAVGGQGHGLVMLDNHDRPLRPAKLWNDTESAPQARELCKKIAPEEWARLTGSVPGPAMTISKLAWTEQNYPGLLEKAHRIMLPFDYLVYRLSGSFVCERGGASGTGYFNPFTNSWEPQLAAVVNSQIDWISRWPTIIPSHQPAGAVKLMPELEELAGAIVGVGTGDNMSAALGMNLKTGDTGISIGTSGTLYGITKKGITDSTGTINGYADAADRFIPMITTLNSAKVTDTFRKMLRVTPDEFDELALSSPPGANGLQLVPWLDGERTPNLPDATGHMRGLRTTTTMQDMARATVEGVLCGLLAGGLVLKQHGFTDDGRIVVTGGGAKSRAYRQILADLTGKPVWISPVGETAAAGAAIQAAAAVLGCTNIEMADRWSVPLEKVAEPQQDARHVLDAYVTYANALSGELQ, via the coding sequence ATGAAACAGGACCTTGTTGCGGGTATAGATTCCTCCACCCAGTCTTGTACCGTCATGCTGCGTAGTCTTGAAAATGGCAAGGTGATCGCACAGGCTCGTAAGTTGCACCCACCGACCACGCCGCCGTGTAGCGAGCAGGATCCGCAAGCCTGGTGGGATGCATTAGTCTCCGCGCTCACTGAATTAAAACAGTGGTGGCCACGTATTGCAGGTCTGGCTGTCGGTGGCCAGGGGCACGGCCTCGTCATGCTTGATAATCACGATCGCCCGCTGCGTCCTGCGAAGCTGTGGAATGACACGGAGTCTGCACCGCAGGCGCGTGAATTGTGCAAGAAGATTGCTCCGGAAGAATGGGCACGCCTGACGGGTTCCGTTCCGGGGCCAGCAATGACCATTTCTAAACTGGCCTGGACAGAACAAAATTATCCGGGGCTGCTGGAAAAAGCCCACCGCATCATGCTGCCGTTTGATTATCTGGTTTACCGTCTGAGCGGTAGCTTTGTGTGCGAGCGCGGCGGGGCATCCGGTACGGGTTACTTCAACCCCTTCACCAATAGCTGGGAACCACAGCTGGCAGCGGTGGTTAACAGTCAAATTGACTGGATTTCCCGCTGGCCCACTATCATCCCGTCGCATCAACCTGCAGGCGCGGTGAAGTTGATGCCTGAGCTGGAGGAACTGGCGGGTGCAATCGTGGGTGTCGGGACCGGCGATAACATGTCTGCAGCATTGGGTATGAACCTGAAAACCGGTGATACCGGTATCTCTATCGGGACCAGCGGTACGTTATATGGCATCACCAAGAAGGGGATTACCGACAGCACCGGCACCATCAACGGTTATGCCGATGCGGCCGATCGCTTTATCCCCATGATTACTACACTGAACTCCGCCAAAGTCACCGATACATTTCGCAAAATGCTGCGCGTTACCCCTGACGAATTCGACGAGCTCGCGCTGAGTTCGCCACCCGGCGCCAACGGTCTTCAGCTTGTTCCGTGGCTGGACGGCGAGCGCACCCCCAACCTTCCTGACGCCACGGGACACATGCGCGGATTACGTACCACCACAACGATGCAGGATATGGCTCGCGCCACCGTGGAAGGCGTACTGTGCGGCCTTCTGGCAGGCGGTCTGGTACTGAAACAACATGGCTTCACTGACGACGGTCGCATTGTTGTCACCGGCGGCGGCGCAAAGTCACGAGCCTATCGTCAGATTCTGGCTGACCTGACGGGCAAGCCCGTTTGGATTTCTCCGGTGGGTGAAACGGCAGCCGCGGGTGCAGCCATTCAGGCTGCCGCTGCCGTGCTGGGATGCACAAATATTGAAATGGCCGATCGCTGGAGTGTGCCGCTTGAGAAAGTGGCCGAGCCACAACAAGATGCGCGCCATGTCCTGGACGCTTACGTTACCTATGCCAATGCATTATCAGGAGAGCTGCAATGA
- a CDS encoding PAS domain-containing protein — translation MSNSELVLPKMLTRTFDQLPTPFFIRGKDTRFVYANMALAKLVGLKSPDSIIGRIDDEIPAALYDNVVTAKLWQEQVKHVISTQKKISLLEVHPGAVDSPYMSKKVPFYNEKNECVGMVGVIKDLELFSSNDFIRGRLPGSLLLEKPDDFFTEKQCEIIFLKIQGMTSKTMGAMLCRSPRTIENALQNIYSKAGVSHVDDFIEFCQKRSLDRYLPKRFLDPQKFSFKNDREGW, via the coding sequence ATGAGCAATAGTGAACTGGTTCTACCTAAAATGCTAACTCGTACTTTTGATCAACTGCCCACTCCTTTTTTTATTCGCGGTAAAGATACTCGTTTTGTTTATGCTAATATGGCTTTGGCTAAGCTTGTTGGTTTAAAATCACCGGACTCAATTATTGGGCGGATTGACGATGAAATTCCTGCCGCACTTTATGATAATGTTGTGACTGCAAAACTCTGGCAGGAGCAGGTAAAACACGTCATTTCTACTCAGAAAAAAATATCGTTACTTGAGGTTCATCCCGGCGCCGTTGACTCTCCTTACATGTCAAAAAAGGTACCGTTTTATAATGAAAAAAATGAATGCGTTGGCATGGTCGGTGTAATTAAGGATTTAGAATTATTCAGCTCTAATGATTTTATTCGCGGCAGGTTACCGGGTTCACTTTTGCTGGAAAAGCCTGATGATTTCTTCACGGAGAAGCAGTGTGAAATCATTTTCCTCAAAATTCAGGGAATGACCAGTAAAACTATGGGCGCCATGCTTTGCCGATCACCGCGTACCATAGAAAATGCCCTGCAGAATATTTATTCGAAAGCAGGGGTAAGCCATGTTGATGATTTTATTGAATTCTGTCAGAAGAGAAGTTTAGATCGTTATCTTCCCAAAAGGTTTCTTGATCCGCAGAAGTTTTCATTTAAGAACGACCGTGAGGGTTGGTGA
- a CDS encoding substrate-binding domain-containing protein: MKLRTTITAGAAVVALSCMLAGCNREDTESTVGAGKKTLGVTLPNLTNPYYVAMKKSFEDNAAAQGLNVKISIADNDDAKQLSQVQNFIEQKVDAVAVNCVSSGPCVSIINQLNQAKIPALAINILPDTEGMKQQNVTLVQGVQTDQREGGKLIGQQLLKDIGENGTATVGIVGEPTSIAANARDEGFKEAVASNKNIKFVALVNGKVEETTSLKVTTEMLQGRPEINVVYSDTEPSALGSLAAIQQLGVSDKVKLYAFVDKEGVKAVQNNSILKAGAIQEPVKLAQLLVENARKSLNGEQVPAMINNPPLLVTKDNAASVIGSAY, translated from the coding sequence ATGAAACTCCGTACCACAATCACCGCAGGTGCAGCGGTAGTCGCACTGTCCTGCATGCTCGCCGGCTGTAACCGTGAGGATACTGAAAGCACCGTGGGTGCCGGCAAAAAAACATTGGGCGTTACGCTGCCGAACCTCACCAACCCTTATTACGTTGCCATGAAAAAAAGCTTTGAAGACAATGCAGCGGCACAGGGCTTGAACGTAAAAATTTCGATTGCTGATAATGACGACGCCAAGCAACTTTCGCAGGTGCAGAACTTCATTGAACAGAAGGTGGATGCGGTCGCAGTGAACTGCGTCTCCTCAGGCCCGTGCGTGTCGATCATAAACCAGCTTAATCAGGCAAAAATTCCGGCGTTGGCCATCAACATCCTTCCGGATACCGAGGGGATGAAGCAGCAAAACGTCACGCTGGTTCAAGGTGTTCAGACCGATCAGCGTGAAGGCGGCAAGCTCATTGGCCAGCAGCTGTTGAAAGACATTGGTGAAAATGGCACGGCGACAGTGGGTATCGTGGGAGAACCAACATCCATTGCCGCAAACGCACGTGATGAAGGCTTCAAGGAAGCCGTGGCATCCAACAAAAACATTAAGTTCGTCGCGCTGGTCAATGGCAAAGTAGAAGAAACAACCTCCCTGAAAGTCACCACTGAAATGCTGCAGGGCAGGCCAGAAATTAACGTCGTGTACTCAGACACCGAACCTTCCGCGCTCGGGTCACTGGCGGCAATCCAGCAACTGGGGGTCAGTGACAAAGTGAAGCTGTATGCGTTTGTGGATAAAGAAGGCGTCAAAGCCGTTCAGAACAACAGCATATTGAAAGCCGGTGCGATTCAGGAGCCGGTTAAACTGGCTCAGTTGCTGGTTGAAAATGCCAGGAAGAGTCTGAACGGTGAACAGGTTCCAGCCATGATCAACAACCCACCGCTGCTGGTCACCAAAGACAACGCAGCATCGGTAATAGGTTCAGCATACTGA
- a CDS encoding sugar ABC transporter ATP-binding protein produces MMNYVAKQVKIGFSGVQVLHGVDFSVKPGEIHGLFGHNGAGKSTLLKILAGVNTQDSGELMIGETPVHLASPRDALNKGIACVYQELRLIPGMSVWQNLFLGRECRKGSGFIDDASMIAHTEKVLNDYHLSFSATALVKNLSHPEKQMLEVVSNLDRDARFLFLDEPTTALEGAQAEELLQAVQRIAREKQIGVVLVSHKLDEVLGVCDEATVMCGGRVIYNEGKKTLSKSAIIDAIVGDANAYQAPSNSRSLIRGAMGKPWLSVTNLQTDRLKGINLEAYRGEILGIYGLAGAGRTRLCQTLFGLETVTGGDIRLGHKEYHPSSPAKAIDKGIAYLTEERKKDGFIPQMSSYANAMLPVLKKFRSGGFVSHSAARQAAAELLSKMNTLGTLSGPIKSLSGGNQQKVLLARVIAQNANLVLLDEPTKGVDIGAKADIYRIIHQLADKGCCVIVVSSEEEELLDVADTITVFRQGKCDGVIIPARDLKPADLRKAAWEHAQAQA; encoded by the coding sequence ATGATGAATTATGTGGCGAAGCAGGTCAAAATCGGTTTTTCGGGTGTGCAGGTTCTCCACGGTGTGGATTTCAGCGTAAAGCCTGGCGAGATCCACGGCCTCTTTGGCCATAATGGGGCGGGTAAATCAACGCTACTGAAAATCCTGGCGGGCGTTAACACGCAGGATAGCGGAGAGCTGATGATCGGCGAAACGCCGGTGCACCTTGCTTCGCCACGGGATGCACTCAACAAAGGTATTGCTTGTGTGTATCAGGAACTCCGTCTCATTCCCGGCATGAGCGTCTGGCAAAACCTTTTTCTCGGACGTGAATGTCGTAAAGGCAGTGGCTTTATAGATGATGCAAGTATGATCGCGCATACCGAGAAAGTACTAAATGATTACCATCTGAGTTTCAGCGCTACCGCGCTGGTCAAAAATCTGTCACATCCTGAAAAGCAGATGCTGGAAGTGGTTTCTAACCTTGATCGCGACGCCCGTTTTCTTTTCCTCGATGAACCGACGACCGCGCTGGAAGGTGCGCAGGCAGAAGAACTGCTGCAGGCAGTACAACGTATCGCACGCGAAAAGCAGATTGGCGTAGTACTGGTCTCTCATAAATTAGACGAAGTGTTGGGTGTTTGTGATGAAGCAACCGTCATGTGCGGCGGCCGAGTGATTTATAACGAAGGCAAAAAGACGCTGAGCAAAAGCGCCATCATTGACGCTATTGTGGGCGATGCAAATGCTTATCAGGCGCCGTCTAACAGCCGTAGTCTGATCCGCGGCGCGATGGGCAAACCCTGGCTCTCGGTCACCAACCTGCAGACTGATCGCCTGAAAGGCATCAACCTTGAGGCATATCGCGGGGAAATTTTGGGTATATACGGGCTGGCCGGCGCAGGCCGAACGCGCTTGTGCCAGACGCTGTTTGGGTTGGAAACCGTTACCGGTGGTGACATCCGGCTGGGTCACAAAGAATACCATCCTTCTTCACCGGCAAAAGCCATTGATAAGGGGATTGCTTACCTGACAGAAGAACGTAAAAAAGATGGCTTCATTCCTCAGATGTCGAGCTATGCCAACGCCATGCTGCCGGTTCTGAAAAAATTCCGTTCTGGCGGATTTGTCAGTCACAGCGCTGCGCGGCAGGCCGCCGCTGAGTTGCTGAGCAAGATGAATACGCTGGGAACGCTGAGCGGACCGATTAAATCGCTATCCGGAGGCAATCAGCAAAAAGTTCTGCTCGCCAGGGTCATTGCGCAAAACGCCAATCTGGTATTGCTGGATGAGCCGACCAAAGGCGTCGACATTGGGGCAAAAGCGGATATTTATCGCATCATCCATCAGTTGGCAGATAAAGGCTGCTGCGTCATCGTGGTATCGAGTGAGGAAGAGGAATTGCTGGACGTGGCAGATACCATTACGGTGTTCCGACAGGGTAAATGCGATGGTGTGATCATTCCTGCACGCGACCTTAAACCCGCAGATCTTCGCAAAGCCGCATGGGAGCATGCTCAAGCCCAGGCTTAG
- a CDS encoding TetR/AcrR family transcriptional regulator, with amino-acid sequence MDKALGKAVRVFCERGYHATSISDLTSAMELASGSVYKAFKDKRAVFLAAFDHYKAERDTQLHNAIEQGKSGRERLHNALVFFAESSSGPQGQLGCLVISGAADLSTFDAEISQRVTGALTRSETMLKRLIIEGQADSSISSELNSQDVARLMLCVLQGMRVIGKTGRGKQDMKAVADAAMKCLS; translated from the coding sequence ATGGATAAGGCACTGGGCAAAGCGGTAAGAGTATTTTGTGAACGTGGGTACCACGCCACTTCCATCTCAGACCTGACTTCTGCAATGGAATTGGCCTCAGGGAGTGTCTACAAGGCTTTCAAGGATAAGCGCGCGGTATTTCTGGCAGCTTTTGATCATTATAAAGCAGAGCGCGATACGCAATTGCATAACGCAATCGAACAGGGAAAAAGCGGCCGCGAGCGCCTGCATAATGCCCTTGTTTTCTTCGCCGAATCCTCGTCCGGTCCTCAAGGACAGCTGGGATGCCTGGTCATTAGTGGAGCGGCCGATTTGAGTACATTCGACGCCGAGATAAGCCAACGCGTGACTGGAGCACTGACACGCAGTGAAACGATGCTCAAAAGACTAATAATCGAAGGGCAGGCAGATAGCTCGATTTCCTCTGAACTAAACAGCCAGGACGTTGCGCGCCTGATGCTTTGCGTGCTGCAAGGTATGCGTGTGATTGGCAAAACGGGTCGCGGTAAGCAAGACATGAAAGCGGTGGCCGATGCCGCGATGAAATGCTTGAGTTGA
- the hxlB gene encoding 6-phospho-3-hexuloisomerase, giving the protein MGVQENTVSILRELEQNALNIDNSQAQKFIEQIRNAKHIFLQGAGRSGIAIRAFANRLLHLGFSVSVVGEISSPHTKAGDLLIIGSGSGETGSLKSLAQKAVECGVDVALVTMKKDSAIGQLANCVLVLPGTVKTENDRTPGQFSQPMGSSFEQLCFITYDAIVLELMDQLRENSETMFKRHADFE; this is encoded by the coding sequence ATGGGTGTTCAAGAAAATACTGTCAGTATTCTCAGGGAACTAGAGCAAAACGCGCTCAATATCGACAATAGTCAGGCGCAGAAATTTATCGAGCAGATTAGAAATGCGAAGCATATTTTCCTGCAAGGTGCAGGGCGCAGCGGTATTGCCATCCGCGCGTTCGCTAACCGTTTATTGCATTTAGGCTTCTCGGTCAGCGTAGTCGGGGAAATTTCATCACCTCATACGAAAGCGGGTGATTTGTTAATTATTGGTTCAGGCAGTGGCGAAACAGGCAGTCTCAAGAGCCTTGCGCAGAAAGCCGTTGAGTGTGGTGTCGACGTGGCGCTGGTCACTATGAAGAAAGACTCTGCGATTGGCCAGTTGGCCAACTGCGTGCTGGTATTACCGGGAACGGTCAAAACTGAAAACGATCGCACTCCGGGCCAGTTTTCGCAGCCAATGGGTTCCTCTTTCGAGCAACTCTGCTTTATCACCTACGATGCCATCGTGCTTGAACTCATGGACCAACTGCGTGAAAACAGTGAAACCATGTTTAAACGACACGCTGATTTTGAGTAA
- a CDS encoding ABC transporter permease, giving the protein MSSITTPAKIKPPKQPLKVPAEAGIAVVFLLVMLGGFIATPNFLTVSNMMVLLLNGAVIGFLCLGQSFVLLTGGIDLSCGSIVAMTCVVAALLMEKFGIPWQLAVPIVLAVGALSGLVNGLIIERTGVPPFIVTFAMMGVAASIPQIITGAESIRVTQIGYSLIGQSKPLGIPFPVIALLLAIVIGVIFLRRTITGTHIYAVGGNADAARLSGISIPRITLLVYAISGLCAACGGLIYGSRLMTGYPTAGRGDELFFSIAGAVVGGVSLFGGTGSLIGAMIGAMLIASISNLMNVLNVSAYWQPLVIGLIILFGVTFDTLRTSKKIVIPWLKVRKSRKTQQ; this is encoded by the coding sequence ATGAGTTCAATAACTACCCCTGCAAAAATCAAACCGCCTAAGCAGCCGCTCAAAGTCCCTGCAGAAGCGGGTATCGCCGTTGTTTTCTTACTGGTCATGCTGGGCGGGTTTATCGCCACGCCTAACTTCCTGACTGTTTCGAACATGATGGTGTTGCTTCTGAACGGCGCGGTCATCGGCTTCCTTTGCCTGGGACAATCCTTTGTCCTGCTGACCGGGGGTATCGACCTCTCCTGCGGCTCCATCGTGGCGATGACCTGCGTGGTTGCGGCTTTGCTGATGGAGAAATTTGGCATTCCGTGGCAGCTTGCCGTACCCATCGTTTTGGCGGTGGGTGCGCTGAGTGGGCTGGTAAATGGTCTGATAATCGAACGCACCGGCGTGCCGCCATTCATTGTCACTTTTGCGATGATGGGGGTTGCGGCATCCATACCACAAATTATCACCGGCGCCGAATCGATACGCGTGACGCAAATTGGTTACAGCCTCATCGGTCAGTCAAAACCGCTGGGTATTCCGTTCCCTGTCATAGCGCTGCTGCTGGCCATTGTTATTGGTGTCATCTTCCTGCGCCGCACCATCACCGGGACTCACATCTATGCGGTAGGCGGTAACGCAGATGCTGCACGCTTATCGGGGATCAGCATTCCACGCATCACCCTGTTGGTGTATGCAATTTCCGGACTTTGTGCGGCATGCGGCGGCCTGATTTATGGATCGCGTCTGATGACAGGCTATCCGACGGCGGGCCGTGGTGACGAACTGTTCTTCTCAATCGCGGGTGCGGTGGTCGGTGGCGTCAGTCTGTTTGGCGGCACTGGCAGCCTTATCGGCGCGATGATTGGCGCCATGCTTATTGCCTCAATATCGAATCTGATGAACGTGCTGAACGTCAGTGCTTACTGGCAGCCGCTGGTCATCGGCCTGATCATTCTGTTCGGCGTCACCTTCGATACCTTACGTACCTCGAAAAAAATCGTGATCCCCTGGCTCAAAGTCAGGAAGTCACGCAAAACACAACAATAA